One Panicum virgatum strain AP13 chromosome 3N, P.virgatum_v5, whole genome shotgun sequence DNA segment encodes these proteins:
- the LOC120665692 gene encoding protein BONZAI 3-like: MGGCFSGDVRGGMEAVGVGGGGRSHGGPAAAQQQGGPNDAVDHFFQARGLRGLYTPVELSFSATKLRNMDAFSKSDPMLVVYTNINGKLEEIGRTEVILNSLEPSWITKATMSYQFEIVQPLIFRIYDVDTKYHHTPVKMLNLSHQDFLGEACCNLSEIVTKFNHSLTLKLRSDCGHGLHGTITVHAEESDSSRTAIEMTLHCLNLENKDVFSKSDPFLRISKLVETAGPIPICKTEVVTNNLNPVWRPITLTSQQYGSKDNPLLVECFDFDSSGDHELIGAFQTTITQLENLYTSKSGANFYSHKGQRKMKGQLFVDKLQEKIQHTFLDYISSGFELNFMVAVDFTASNGDPRVPQSLHYIDPSGRPNSYQQAILGVGEVLQFYDTDRRFPAWGFGAKTQGHVSHCFNLNTATNDCEVVGVEGIMSAYTSSLYSVSLAGPTMFGPVINKAAEIATHSLQYSNNKYFVLLIITDGVLTDIQETKDCIVRASDLPLSILIVGVGNADFKQMEILDADNGKRLESSTGRIATRDIVQFVPMREVQGGPISVVQSLLEELPGQFLQYMRTRGIKPQQQAPAPPGYASAPVYPPQQ, encoded by the exons ATGGGCGGGTGCTTCTCCGGAGACGTCCGCGGCGGCATGGAGGCcgtcggcgtgggcggcggcgggcggagccacgggggcccggcggcggcgcagcagcagggCGGGCCCAACGACGCCGTCGACCACTTCTTCCAGGcgcgcggcctgcgcggccTCTACACGCCCGTCGAG CTATCGTTTTCGGCAACGAAGCTACGGAATATGGACGCATTTTCAAAG AGTGATCCTATGTTAGTAGTCTACACCAACATAAATGGAAAACTAGAGGAGATTGGCCGTACTGAAGTGATTTTAAATTCACTGGAGCCCTCATGGATCACAAAGGCTACAATGTCTTACCAATTTGAGATCGTGCAACCACTTAT ATTCAGGATATATGATGTTGACACAAAGTACCACCACACTCCTGTGAAG ATGTTGAACTTGTCTCACCAAGATTTTCTGGGGGAAGCATGCTGCAACTTATCAGAG ATTGTCACAAAATTTAACCATAGCCTGACATTGAAGCTTCGAAGTGATTGTggacatggtcttcatggaacAATAACAGTACATGCTGAAGAAAGTGACTCCTCTAGAACGGCAATTGAGATGACGCTGCATTGCCTGAACTTGGAAAACAAAGATGTGTTCTCCAAAAGT GACCCTTTCCTAAGAATATCGAAACTGGTAGAAACTGCTGGTCCCATTCCTATCTGCAAAACAGAAGTAGTGACTAACAACTTAAACCCTGTTTGGAGGCCAATCACTTTAACATCACAGCAGTATGGAAGCAAG GATAACCCACTGCTAGTTGAGTGTTTTGATTTTGATTCCAGTGGTGACCATGAACTGATAGG GGCATTCCAGACAACTATTACTCAGCTTGAAAATCTATATACTTCCAAGTCTGGAGCAAATTTTTACAGCCACAAGGGACAAAGAAAG ATGAAAGGACAATTGTTTGTGGATAAGTTGCAGGAAAAAATCCAGCATACTTTCTTGGACTATATATCCAGCGGATTTGAGCTCAATTTTATGGTGGCTGTAGATTTTACTG CTTCAAATGGTGACCCCCGTGTACCTCAGTCCTTGCACTACATTGACCCCTCTGGCAGACCTAATTCATACCAACAG GCAATACTGGGGGTTGGCGAAGTTCTGCAGTTTTATGACACTGATAGGCGATTTCCTGCATGGGGTTTTGGAGCAAAGACACAGGGTCATGTATCACACTGTTTTAACTTGAATACAGCTACAAATGACTGTGAG GTTGTTGGAGTTGAAGGCATCATGTCAGCATACACCTCTTCTCTTTACAGTGTTTCCCTTGCTGGACCAACTATGTTTGGGCCTGTTATCAACAAAGCTGCAGAAATTGCTACTCATTCCCTTCAATACTCAAACAACAAATATTTCGTCCTACTCATTATCACG GATGGGGTTCTGACTGATATTCAAGAAACAAAAGATTGCATTGTCAGGGCATCAGACTTGCCATTGTCGATTCTCATTGTTGGCGTTGGTAATGCTGATTTCAAACAAATGGAG ATCCTTGACGCTGACAACGGTAAGCGACTGGAGAGCTCGACCGGGAGGATCGCGACACGCGACATCGTCCAGTTTGTCCCCATGAGGGAAGTCCAAG GTGGCCCGATCTCCGTTGTGCAATCTCTTCTGGAGGAGCTGCCCGGCCAGTTCTTGCAGTACATGCGCACCCGGGGGATCAAGCCGCAGCAGCAGGCTCCCGCTCCTCCAGGGTACGCTTCAGCACCCGTGTACCCTCCACAGcagtga
- the LOC120665693 gene encoding elongation factor 1-alpha-like, translated as MGKEKSHINIVVIGHVDSGKSTTTGHLIYKLGGIDKRVIERFEKEAAEMNKRSFKYAWVLDKLKAERERGITIDIALWKFETTKYYCTVIDAPGHRDFIKNMITGTSQADCAVLIIDSTTGGFEAGISKDGQTREHALLAFTLGVKQMICCCNKMDATTPKYSKARYDEIVKEVSSYLKKVGYNPDKISFVPISGFEGDNMIERSTNLDWYKGPTLLEALDQINEPKRPSDKPLRLPLQDVYKIGGIGTVPVGRVETGIIKPGMVVTFGPSGLTTEVKSVEMHHEALQEALPGDNVGFNVKNVAVKDLKRGYVASNSKDDPAKEAASFTSQVIIMNHPGQIGNGYAPVLDCHTSHIAVKFAELITKIDRRSGKELEKEPKFLKNGDAGMVKMVPTKPMVVETFSEYPPLGRFAVRDMRQTVAVGVIKSVEKKDPTGAKVTKAAAKKK; from the exons ATGGGTAAGGAGAAGTCCCACATCAACATTGTGGTCATTGGCCATGTCGACTCCGGCAAGTCGACCACCACCGGCCACCTGATCTACAAGCTTGGAGGCATTGACAAGCGTGTGATCGAGAGGTTCGAGAAGGAGGCTGCTGAGATGAACAAGCGGTCCTTCAAGTACGCGTGGGTGCTCGACAAGCTCAAGGCTGAGCGTGAGAGGGGTATCACCATTGATATTGCCCTGTGGAAGTTCGAGACCACCAAGTACTACTGCACTGTCATTGATGCCCCTGGACACCGTGACTTCATCAAGAACATGATCACGGGTACCTCCCAGGCTGACTGTGCTGTCCTTATCATTGACTCCACCACTGGTGGTTTTGAGGCTGGTATCTCCAAGGATGGCCAGACCCGTGAGCATGCTCTCCTTGCTTTCACTCTTGGAGTCAAGCAGATGATCTGCTGCTGCAACAAG ATGGATGCCACCACTCCCAAGTACTCCAAGGCCCGTTATGATGAGATTGTTAAGGAAGTCTCCTCCTACCTGAAGAAGGTGGGATACAACCCTGACAAGATTTCCTTCGTCCCCATCTCTGGTTTTGAGGGTGACAACATGATTGAGAGGTCCACCAACCTTGACTGGTACAAGGGCCCAACCCTGCTTGAGGCTCTTGACCAGATCAACGAGCCCAAGAGGCCTTCGGACAAGCCCCTGCGTCTACCCCTTCAGGATGTGTATAAGATTGGTGGTATTGGAACTGTCCCTGTTGGCCGTGTCGAGACTGGTATCATCAAGCCTGGTATGGTTGTTACCTTTGGTCCCAGCGGTCTGACTACTGAGGTCAAGTCTGTTGAGATGCACCACGAGGCTCTACAGGAGGCTCTTCCTGGTGACAATGTTGGCTTCAACGTGAAGAATGTCGCTGTGAAGGATCTGAAGCGTGGGTATGTGGCCTCCAACTCCAAGGATGACCCTGCCAAGGAGGCTGCCAGCTTCACCTCCCAGGTCATCATCATGAACCACCCTGGACAGATTGGCAATGGCTATGCCCCAGTGCTGGACTGCCACACCTCCCACATCGCCGTCAAGTTTGCTGAGCTCATTACCAAGATTGACAGGCGATCTGGTAAGGAGCTTGAGAAGGAGCCCAAGTTCCTCAAGAATGGTGATGCTGGTATGGTCAAGATGGTTCCCACCAAGCCCATGGTGGTGGAGACCTTCTCTGAGTACCCTCCTCTTGGTCGGTTTGCTGTCCGTGACATGAGGCAAACCGTTGCTGTTGGAGTCATCAAGAGTGTGGAGAAGAAGGACCCGACCGGTGCCAAGGTGACCAAGGCTGCTGCCAAGAAGAAATGA